Proteins encoded by one window of Lathyrus oleraceus cultivar Zhongwan6 chromosome 1, CAAS_Psat_ZW6_1.0, whole genome shotgun sequence:
- the LOC127096090 gene encoding uncharacterized protein LOC127096090 gives MVVKEYEILGPDEGPESGDRWTLMFDGASNATRHEVGAVLMSPKNFHLPFTTKLCFTCTNNMVEYEACILGLEEEIELTIKVLEVYLVIHKIRGDWETRHANLIQYRNHVMKLLPKFDQITFSHIPREENHMEDALATLESMYKLIWPNHHPNIEIRSFDEPAHCLTIAEESDGKPWFFDIKHYLEKQEYLADASSLDKGTIRRLTSKFFLNRDVIYKRNYDMIILRHVDKYEANQLMKDIHEGSFDTHAGGHAMEKKILRAGYYWLTMEVDYYHYAKTCYKC, from the coding sequence ATGGTTGTCAAAGAATATGAGATCCTTGGACCTGACGAAGGACCCGAATCAGGGGATCGATGGACTCTCATGTTTGATGGTGCTTCAAATGCTACAAGACATGAAGTTGGGGCAGTATTAATGTCTCCCAAGAATTTTCACCTACCATTCACAACAAAGCTTTGCTTCACTTGTACAAACAacatggttgagtatgaagcttgcatactgGGACTAGAGGAGGAAATTGAGTTAACGATTAAAGTCCTTGAAGTATATTTAGTGATACATAAAATTAGGGGTGATTGGGAAACGAGACATGCTAATCTAATTCAATATCGGAATCATGTGATGAAGTTGCTCCCGAAATTTGACCAAATCACTTTTTcccatattcctcgagaagagaatcatATGGAAGACGCTTTGGCAACTCTGGAATCCATGTACAAGTTGATATGGCCTAACCATCATCCTAATATTGAAATCAGAAGTTTTGACGAACCTGCTCATTGCTTAACAATAGCAGAAGAATCAGATGGAaaaccctggttctttgatatcaaacaCTATCTTGAGAAACAAGAATATCTGGCAGATGCTTCTAGCCTTGACAAAGGGACTATACGGAGATTGACATCAAAGTTCTTCCTAAATAGAGATGTGATATATAAGCGGAATTATGACATGATCATTCTCAGACATGTGGACAAATATGAAGCTAATCAACTCATGAAGGATATACATGAAGGATCCTTCGACACTCATGCAGGTGGACATGCGATGGAAAAAAAAATTCTGAGGGCAGGTTACTACTGGCTAACAATGGAAGTTGACTATTATCATTATGCCAAAACATGCTACAAGTGCTAG